Proteins encoded in a region of the Triticum dicoccoides isolate Atlit2015 ecotype Zavitan chromosome 3A, WEW_v2.0, whole genome shotgun sequence genome:
- the LOC119268400 gene encoding uncharacterized protein LOC119268400, translated as MGEPSKELLDLPSGPNPPSFIESLFAGREQHKGTRKAGPPTDPLPKSQVLGKVKDFLGEMAKANEKLQLDAQNKPPEEYDIEALTGNEKEYIEMDLILGVADLHSEQAVDAAEATMSSFPPLGSSFASSSSDSEDDIDEDGDDEPEMPSKEKCGNPDKPEANPAKGKKPNKRQKIVVLN; from the exons ATGGGGGAGCCTAGCAAAGAACTCCTGGACCTCCCATCGGGGCCCAATCCACCCTCCTTCATCG AATCGCTGTTCGCGGGCAGGGAGCAGCACAAGGGCACGCGCAAGGCGGGGCCTCCCACCGACCCACTCCCAAAGAGCCAAG TTCTTGGAAAAGTGAAGGATTTCTTGGGAGAGATGGCAAAGGCCAATGAGAAATTGCAGCTTGATGCGCAG AACAAGCCTCCTGAGGAGTATGACATTGAAGCACTCACTGGAAATGAAAAGGAATATATTGAGATG GATTTGATTCTCGGTGTAGCTGATCTTCATTCAGAGCAGGCTGTGGATGCAGCTGAGGCGACAATGAGCAGCTTCCCACCCTTGGGAAGTTCATTTGCTAGCAGCTCATCTGACTCAGAAGATGATATCGATGAAGATGGTGACGATGAGCCTGAAATGCCTAGCAAAGAAAAATGTGGCAATCCAGATAAACCGGAGGCTAATCCAGCCAAAGGGAAGAAGCCCAATAAAAGACAGAAGATTGTTGTTCTCAACTAG